The proteins below come from a single Ruegeria sp. THAF33 genomic window:
- a CDS encoding GNAT family N-acetyltransferase, with the protein MTSFTIPTIETERLILRAPHLDDLPAMTAFFATQRSHMVGGPRDARECWSSLSNRLGHWALRGYGLWHLTEKAGGTFVGWAGMIYVPGWAEPELGWTLMAEAEGKGLAFEAASAARDHAARHHGLNGVISYIAHANDRSRALAERLGATLELENAELLGKHAQIWRHPQIDLTTERTGQ; encoded by the coding sequence ATGACCTCTTTCACCATTCCCACAATTGAAACCGAACGCCTGATCCTGCGCGCGCCGCATCTGGATGACCTGCCCGCGATGACCGCATTCTTCGCGACCCAGCGCAGCCATATGGTGGGCGGCCCCAGGGATGCGCGCGAATGCTGGAGCTCATTGTCGAACCGGCTGGGTCATTGGGCGTTGCGGGGTTATGGCCTGTGGCACCTGACCGAAAAGGCCGGCGGCACATTCGTCGGCTGGGCAGGCATGATCTACGTACCCGGCTGGGCGGAGCCCGAGCTGGGCTGGACGCTGATGGCAGAGGCCGAAGGCAAGGGGCTGGCCTTTGAAGCTGCATCGGCTGCGCGTGATCATGCCGCCCGGCATCATGGCCTGAACGGCGTGATTTCGTACATCGCCCATGCAAATGATCGTTCGCGCGCTTTGGCTGAACGGCTTGGTGCAACGCTGGAGCTTGAGAATGCCGAACTTCTGGGCAAGCACGCTCAGATCTGGCGCCATCCGCAGATTGACTTGACCACCGAAAGGACCGGCCAATGA
- a CDS encoding MFS transporter gives MGDESSVSVSPQSRARVVLAMTAICMMVVGFNTTAVTTILPNLRAEFDLTPSGLQWVMATYSVTSATLVCIVSRLGDITGKMGVFFFGMIVFAIGSAFALLAQDGAMLLIGRGAQGAGAAALFGTSLSLLTAATPEEQRASVTGIWGAIVGLAIGVGPIVGGAFGHYVSWRAVFAADLVLLAVAFAIGLHVSKRKYVPDTRLAGAKFDYAGAVAILFFLGPLSFALSNGENGGWTSPLTLVPLVVAAVSTIALVIVSRRSDDPLIELRYFRHPRYLMAAAGMFFTGFTLFCFFVYFNTFVQSPDAFGYSSIDAGLAIMPLSLSMFVISVTAPRFLAPYSFQWPIAIGLGAMACGFLLLMTTTNTTQFSEIWWKLLIVGVGLGICFSLLPRLGLRLLPEQHVGQGSGVINACLYFGATLGAVVGGLAEAITKRRGLSEVIDALPAGSIQREDLAHALAHGTPNQIQQLISGMDPSAGDTFAKALRDVQDNAFDNAMLVAAIAALAGMTLALMLLRGPVPPVHSAAELTRNPRQPSS, from the coding sequence ATGGGCGATGAGAGCTCGGTCAGTGTATCTCCGCAGTCCCGCGCCCGTGTGGTGCTGGCGATGACGGCCATCTGCATGATGGTCGTGGGGTTCAACACCACTGCTGTGACCACCATATTGCCCAATCTCAGGGCCGAATTCGATTTGACCCCGTCAGGTTTGCAATGGGTTATGGCCACGTATTCCGTGACCAGCGCCACGCTTGTCTGCATCGTCAGCCGGCTGGGTGACATTACCGGCAAGATGGGCGTGTTCTTTTTTGGCATGATCGTCTTTGCAATCGGGTCTGCCTTTGCCCTGTTGGCGCAGGACGGGGCGATGCTGCTTATCGGGCGCGGCGCGCAAGGCGCGGGCGCGGCTGCTTTGTTCGGCACGTCCCTGTCATTGTTGACGGCGGCCACGCCCGAAGAGCAGCGCGCCAGCGTTACCGGCATCTGGGGGGCGATTGTCGGTCTGGCGATCGGTGTCGGGCCCATCGTCGGTGGCGCTTTCGGCCATTATGTCAGCTGGCGCGCCGTCTTTGCAGCCGACCTGGTTCTGTTGGCTGTGGCCTTTGCCATCGGGCTGCATGTCAGCAAACGGAAATACGTTCCCGATACCCGTCTTGCCGGGGCAAAGTTCGATTATGCGGGGGCCGTTGCCATTCTGTTTTTCCTCGGGCCATTGTCCTTTGCGCTCAGCAACGGGGAAAACGGCGGGTGGACTTCGCCTTTGACACTGGTGCCGCTGGTCGTGGCGGCCGTGTCGACAATTGCCCTTGTCATCGTATCCCGCCGCAGCGACGACCCTTTGATCGAGCTTCGGTACTTTCGCCATCCGCGTTATCTGATGGCCGCGGCGGGGATGTTCTTTACTGGCTTCACGCTGTTCTGCTTCTTCGTCTATTTCAATACATTCGTCCAATCGCCCGATGCCTTTGGGTATTCGTCCATCGATGCGGGTCTGGCGATCATGCCGCTCAGCCTCAGCATGTTTGTGATCTCGGTCACCGCACCCCGCTTTCTTGCCCCCTACAGCTTTCAATGGCCGATCGCCATTGGCCTGGGGGCGATGGCCTGCGGGTTCCTGCTGCTGATGACAACAACGAACACAACGCAGTTTTCCGAAATCTGGTGGAAGTTGCTGATCGTCGGTGTCGGGTTGGGCATCTGCTTTTCGCTGTTGCCACGTCTGGGCCTGCGCCTGCTGCCCGAGCAGCATGTGGGGCAGGGTTCGGGGGTCATCAACGCCTGTCTCTATTTCGGAGCAACTCTTGGTGCCGTGGTGGGCGGTCTGGCCGAAGCGATCACCAAACGCCGAGGTCTGTCCGAGGTGATCGACGCGCTGCCTGCCGGGTCAATCCAGCGCGAGGATCTGGCCCATGCGCTGGCACATGGAACGCCGAACCAGATACAGCAATTGATCTCGGGGATGGATCCGTCTGCGGGAGATACATTTGCGAAGGCCCTGCGGGATGTGCAGGACAACGCCTTTGACAATGCCATGTTGGTTGCCGCGATTGCGGCGCTGGCCGGAATGACGCTGGCGCTGATGTTGCTGCGCGGACCGGTTCCCCCTGTACACAGTGCGGCGGAATTGACCCGCAATCCGCGACAACCAAGCTCCTAA
- the rimM gene encoding ribosome maturation factor RimM (Essential for efficient processing of 16S rRNA): MSDLICVGSIAGAYGVRGEVRLKSFCAVPEDIETYSPLTDEAGKERYPVVLTRTIKNGFAARLGGVETKEQADALNGLRLYARRDQLPSLPDDEFYHNDLIGLDVYDTGGTLLGKVKSVQNHGAADLLELHGPGLKTTVLLPFTMQVVPTVDLEQGRIVADPPEGLI, encoded by the coding sequence ATGAGTGATCTGATCTGCGTCGGCAGCATCGCGGGGGCTTACGGTGTGCGAGGCGAGGTGAGGCTGAAAAGCTTTTGCGCCGTTCCCGAAGATATCGAGACCTATTCGCCGCTGACCGATGAAGCGGGCAAAGAGCGTTATCCGGTGGTATTGACGCGCACCATCAAGAACGGATTCGCGGCCCGCCTTGGTGGCGTTGAAACCAAGGAACAGGCGGATGCCCTGAATGGGTTGCGCCTTTATGCAAGGCGCGATCAGCTGCCGTCGCTGCCCGATGATGAATTCTACCACAACGACCTGATCGGGCTGGATGTCTATGACACCGGAGGCACCCTGCTGGGCAAGGTCAAATCGGTGCAGAACCACGGCGCCGCGGACTTGTTGGAATTGCACGGGCCGGGCCTGAAAACCACGGTTTTGCTGCCTTTCACGATGCAAGTTGTACCCACGGTAGATCTGGAACAAGGCCGTATCGTGGCCGACCCGCCCGAAGGCCTGATCTGA
- the bluB gene encoding 5,6-dimethylbenzimidazole synthase → MRDHPFTDDFRTQFDLLLRLRRDVRRFRTDAIDEAVLARCLDAFRLAPSVGLSEPWRVIRVESEAARAAALKNFRTANDHALAGYSGDKAQLYSRLKLSGMQEAPVQLAVFCDDSTEKGLGLGAGTMPEMRRYSVVSAITLFWLALRVEGLGLGWVSILDPDQMKRDLNVPETWRLIGYFCVGRPEQMSDTPELEQVGWETRAQGLTIETR, encoded by the coding sequence GTGCGGGATCACCCCTTTACAGACGATTTTCGCACGCAGTTCGACCTGTTGTTGCGGCTCCGGCGGGATGTGCGCCGGTTCCGCACCGATGCGATTGACGAGGCAGTGCTGGCGCGCTGCCTCGACGCATTTCGACTGGCCCCTTCAGTGGGGCTCAGCGAACCCTGGCGCGTGATCCGCGTCGAAAGCGAAGCGGCAAGGGCCGCAGCGCTGAAGAATTTTCGCACCGCCAATGACCACGCTTTGGCGGGCTACTCGGGGGACAAGGCGCAGCTATACAGCAGGCTGAAGCTTTCCGGGATGCAGGAAGCACCTGTGCAACTGGCCGTCTTCTGCGACGACAGCACCGAAAAAGGGCTGGGGCTGGGCGCCGGCACGATGCCCGAGATGCGGCGCTACTCTGTCGTGTCCGCGATCACTTTGTTCTGGCTTGCACTTCGGGTGGAAGGGCTGGGCTTGGGCTGGGTTTCCATTCTGGACCCCGACCAGATGAAGCGCGATCTGAATGTTCCTGAAACCTGGCGCCTGATCGGCTATTTCTGTGTCGGCCGGCCGGAACAGATGTCGGATACACCTGAACTGGAACAGGTCGGCTGGGAAACCCGGGCGCAGGGCCTGACGATCGAAACACGGTAA
- the rpmE gene encoding 50S ribosomal protein L31, with protein MKKDIHPDYHVIDVKMTDGTVVQMKSTWGAEGDQLALEIDPSVHPAWTGGSSRLMDAGGRVSKFKKKYEGLGF; from the coding sequence ATGAAAAAAGACATCCATCCCGATTATCACGTCATCGACGTCAAAATGACCGATGGCACAGTGGTTCAGATGAAATCCACCTGGGGCGCCGAAGGCGACCAGCTGGCTCTGGAAATCGACCCCTCCGTGCACCCTGCATGGACTGGTGGTTCGTCGCGCCTGATGGACGCCGGCGGCCGCGTGTCGAAGTTCAAAAAGAAATACGAAGGTCTGGGCTTCTAA
- a CDS encoding chorismate mutase: MTNPVTQAATLLKEHRESIDRLDAILVYTLGERFKHTQAVGKLKAEHDLPPSDPSREAAQIARLEDLANEADLDPDFAKAFLNFIIQEVIRHHKKHQN, translated from the coding sequence ATGACCAACCCCGTGACACAGGCTGCCACGCTGTTGAAAGAGCATCGCGAAAGCATCGACAGGCTGGACGCGATCCTTGTCTATACGCTGGGCGAGCGGTTCAAGCACACGCAGGCCGTTGGCAAGCTCAAGGCCGAACACGACCTTCCCCCGTCCGATCCCTCGCGCGAAGCTGCGCAGATCGCACGGTTAGAAGACCTGGCGAATGAGGCCGACCTGGACCCCGATTTCGCCAAGGCTTTCCTGAATTTCATCATTCAGGAAGTCATCCGACACCACAAGAAACACCAGAATTGA
- a CDS encoding division plane positioning ATPase MipZ, protein MAHIIVVGNEKGGAGKSTVSMHVATALARLGHKVSTLDLDLRQRSLGRYFENRNNFLKSSDLTLPSPRHHDLPEIDAATLKPGENIYDHRLSAAVSQLESDSDFILIDCPGSHTRLSQVAHSLADTLITPLNDSFIDFDLLARIDSKGEKILGPSVYSEMVWNARQLRAQAGLKPIDWVVVRNRVGTQRMVNKEKMQRAIEMLSQRIGFRVASGFSERVIFRELFPRGLTLLDLKDIGVKQLNISNIAARQELRDMMKELNLPGVEIDF, encoded by the coding sequence ATGGCACATATCATTGTGGTCGGGAACGAAAAGGGTGGCGCAGGCAAATCGACCGTGTCGATGCATGTGGCGACCGCGCTGGCCCGATTGGGACACAAGGTCAGCACGTTGGATCTGGACCTGCGTCAGCGCAGTCTGGGACGATACTTCGAGAACCGCAACAATTTCCTCAAAAGCTCGGACCTGACCCTGCCCAGCCCGCGCCATCACGACCTGCCCGAGATCGATGCCGCGACGTTGAAACCGGGCGAGAACATCTATGACCATCGCCTGTCTGCTGCCGTATCCCAGCTGGAAAGCGACAGCGACTTTATTCTGATCGACTGCCCGGGTTCTCACACCCGTCTGAGTCAGGTGGCACATTCGCTGGCCGACACGCTGATCACCCCGTTGAACGACAGTTTCATTGACTTTGACCTTTTGGCGCGGATCGACTCGAAGGGCGAAAAAATCCTTGGCCCGTCCGTCTATTCCGAAATGGTCTGGAACGCTCGTCAACTGCGGGCACAGGCGGGGCTGAAGCCGATCGACTGGGTCGTTGTCCGCAACCGGGTCGGTACGCAGCGCATGGTCAACAAGGAAAAGATGCAGCGCGCGATCGAGATGCTTTCCCAGCGCATCGGCTTCCGCGTCGCCTCGGGCTTTTCCGAGAGGGTTATCTTCCGCGAACTATTTCCACGCGGACTGACCCTGTTGGACCTGAAGGACATCGGCGTCAAACAGCTGAACATCTCGAACATCGCCGCCCGGCAAGAACTGCGTGACATGATGAAAGAGCTGAATCTGCCGGGTGTGGAGATTGACTTCTGA
- the rpsP gene encoding 30S ribosomal protein S16, giving the protein MAMKIRLARGGSKKRPFYRIVAADSRMPRDGRFIEKLGTYNPLLPKDSEERVKMNMERIQYWLDQGAQPTDRIARMLEAAGARDKAERNNPNKGTPGKKAQERAEEKAAKAAEAAEAAAAPAEEAAAEE; this is encoded by the coding sequence ATGGCAATGAAAATTCGTCTCGCCCGCGGCGGCTCGAAAAAACGTCCTTTCTATCGCATCGTTGCGGCTGACAGCCGTATGCCGCGCGATGGCCGTTTCATCGAGAAACTGGGCACCTACAACCCGCTGCTGCCGAAAGACAGCGAAGAGCGCGTGAAAATGAACATGGAGCGCATCCAGTACTGGCTGGATCAGGGCGCACAGCCCACCGACCGTATCGCACGTATGCTGGAAGCGGCCGGTGCCCGTGACAAAGCCGAGCGCAACAACCCCAACAAGGGAACTCCGGGCAAGAAAGCCCAGGAGCGCGCCGAAGAGAAAGCCGCCAAGGCCGCTGAAGCAGCCGAAGCCGCTGCTGCTCCGGCAGAAGAAGCTGCAGCAGAAGAATAA
- a CDS encoding AEC family transporter, with protein sequence MEHLFLNVLNVVLPVLICAGIGYVLAVIQAPFDNKVIGGIVSKVGYPTLIISHLSNTKLAVGTFLDMMAAAALAVAGFGVLGYVVLKVLRLPVRAFLTPLMHGNVGNIGLPITLLALGDAGMAYTMAFVVVVLISIFTVGMWIPAGEFSPRKLATSPIIYAVGLALILMATGQSLPQPVAKSFDILGGLSIPLMLLTLGHTLATLRVKSLGRAVLLTALHLAMAVAIASVLIWLFGFTGTERGALILCCLMPSSVATYLFIDQHVPEYGPDVAGFILVSTLSTLLVLPVALSYWI encoded by the coding sequence TTGGAGCACCTGTTCCTGAACGTTTTGAACGTGGTTCTGCCCGTCCTGATCTGCGCTGGAATTGGCTATGTTCTTGCCGTGATTCAGGCGCCTTTCGACAACAAGGTCATTGGTGGGATCGTTTCAAAAGTAGGCTATCCGACATTGATCATTTCTCATCTGTCGAACACCAAACTGGCCGTGGGCACGTTTCTTGACATGATGGCGGCCGCTGCCCTTGCGGTGGCCGGTTTCGGGGTGTTGGGGTATGTCGTGCTCAAGGTTCTTCGCTTGCCGGTGAGGGCATTTCTGACGCCGTTGATGCACGGGAATGTCGGCAACATCGGCCTGCCAATCACTTTGCTGGCGCTGGGCGATGCAGGTATGGCCTATACCATGGCGTTCGTGGTGGTTGTGCTGATCAGCATCTTTACCGTCGGCATGTGGATCCCGGCCGGAGAATTCTCGCCCAGGAAATTGGCGACGTCCCCGATTATCTACGCCGTGGGCCTCGCCCTGATCCTGATGGCAACGGGGCAAAGCCTGCCGCAACCGGTCGCAAAGTCCTTTGACATCTTGGGTGGATTGTCGATCCCGCTCATGCTGCTGACCCTGGGGCATACGCTCGCGACGCTGCGTGTGAAAAGCCTGGGTCGCGCGGTTCTGCTGACGGCCCTGCATCTGGCGATGGCGGTTGCAATTGCCAGTGTTCTGATCTGGTTGTTTGGTTTCACGGGAACCGAGCGGGGTGCGCTGATCCTGTGTTGCCTGATGCCTTCATCCGTGGCGACTTATCTGTTTATCGACCAGCATGTTCCGGAATACGGGCCGGATGTGGCGGGGTTCATTCTTGTCTCGACGCTCAGCACTTTGCTGGTGCTGCCCGTTGCGCTGTCATACTGGATCTGA
- a CDS encoding carbon monoxide dehydrogenase subunit G — protein MELADEIIIDAPRDVVYAALNDPEILKRCIPGCEELIKKSDTELEAKVVLKVGPVKAKFSGDVVLKTDGAPETFSLEGQGNGGPAGHAKGGADVTLTENGSQTILRYEAKAVIGGKLAQLGSRLIQSTAKKLAAKFFKSFADVMSEEPVS, from the coding sequence ATGGAACTGGCCGACGAAATTATCATCGATGCCCCTAGGGATGTGGTTTACGCAGCTTTGAACGACCCCGAGATACTTAAACGTTGTATTCCCGGGTGCGAAGAACTGATCAAGAAATCCGACACCGAACTTGAAGCCAAAGTTGTACTCAAAGTTGGCCCCGTGAAAGCGAAATTCAGCGGAGATGTGGTGCTCAAAACCGATGGCGCGCCAGAGACGTTTTCGCTGGAAGGCCAAGGCAATGGTGGCCCGGCTGGACATGCAAAAGGCGGAGCCGACGTCACACTGACTGAAAATGGGTCTCAGACCATTCTGCGCTACGAAGCCAAGGCCGTGATCGGCGGCAAGCTGGCGCAACTTGGGAGCCGTCTTATCCAGAGTACAGCAAAGAAACTCGCCGCCAAATTCTTCAAGTCCTTTGCAGACGTCATGTCGGAAGAACCCGTTTCTTGA
- the rplS gene encoding 50S ribosomal protein L19: MDLIAQLEAEQIAALGKDIPDFKAGDTIRVGYKVTEGSRTRVQNYEGVCIARNNGNGIAGSFTVRKISFGEGVERVFPLYSTNIDSITVVRRGRVRRAKLYYLRTRRGKSARIAEVTNYKPKAGAEA; encoded by the coding sequence ATGGATCTTATCGCACAGCTTGAGGCGGAACAGATTGCCGCCCTGGGGAAAGACATCCCCGACTTCAAGGCCGGTGACACCATTCGTGTCGGCTATAAGGTGACCGAAGGGTCGCGCACCCGTGTGCAGAACTACGAAGGCGTCTGCATCGCGCGCAACAACGGCAATGGCATTGCCGGTTCGTTCACCGTTCGCAAGATTTCGTTCGGCGAAGGCGTGGAGCGTGTGTTCCCGCTGTATTCGACCAACATCGACAGCATCACCGTTGTCCGCCGTGGCCGCGTTCGTCGCGCCAAACTGTACTATCTGCGCACCCGCCGCGGTAAGTCCGCGCGTATCGCAGAGGTCACGAACTACAAGCCCAAGGCTGGCGCCGAAGCGTAA
- a CDS encoding VWA domain-containing protein yields the protein MTRVTRFAGRDPGATARMAGFLAHLRENGLRLGVQETEAALTALTCVEAANPEEARCALKAVCTGCKDDAQRFDLLFDSFWMDASRVRTKVMPKMSTHPKGDDSVHSSRDAKGEDVGGAGDATAPDGGDGDAESDGDGKLIATEMRNLSRRDLRDLVRAEEIAEAEEVARRLGQALRDRRSRRRIASRKGDRLHFRKTIRRSLATGGEPIRLIKRKRPDRSRKIVALCDVSGSMTVYAQVFLAFLAGLMRGDPTADAYLFHTRLVRITEALRDKDTMRAIGRMSLMADGFGGGSKIGESLDRFASTYARRFVDGRSVVMILSDGYDTSSPDHIDAALTKLRKRGCRILWLNPLKGWRDYAPVAAGMTAALPHLDLFSAANTLADLAALEKELVSL from the coding sequence ATGACCCGCGTGACCCGCTTTGCTGGCCGCGATCCCGGCGCCACGGCGCGCATGGCAGGGTTCCTGGCCCATTTGCGGGAGAATGGCCTGCGCCTTGGCGTGCAGGAAACCGAAGCAGCTCTGACGGCGTTGACCTGTGTTGAGGCAGCCAACCCTGAAGAGGCGCGTTGCGCACTCAAGGCCGTTTGCACGGGATGCAAGGACGACGCGCAGAGGTTTGATTTGTTGTTTGACAGTTTCTGGATGGATGCCAGTCGCGTGCGAACAAAGGTCATGCCGAAAATGTCGACCCACCCCAAGGGCGACGACAGCGTACATTCGTCACGAGATGCCAAAGGAGAAGACGTTGGAGGCGCTGGCGATGCGACAGCGCCAGATGGAGGTGACGGTGATGCTGAAAGTGATGGCGACGGTAAGCTGATCGCCACCGAAATGCGGAACCTGTCCCGGCGCGATCTACGTGATCTGGTACGGGCAGAAGAGATTGCCGAGGCCGAAGAAGTTGCTCGCCGCCTCGGACAAGCGCTGCGCGACCGCCGCTCCCGCCGCCGCATCGCGTCTCGTAAGGGAGACCGCCTGCATTTCCGCAAAACAATCCGGCGCAGCTTGGCGACAGGGGGCGAACCCATCCGACTCATCAAGCGCAAACGCCCTGATCGTAGCCGTAAAATCGTAGCGCTATGCGATGTTTCCGGCTCTATGACCGTCTATGCGCAAGTATTCCTGGCCTTTTTGGCCGGCCTGATGCGCGGTGATCCAACCGCCGACGCATACCTGTTTCACACACGCCTCGTGCGGATAACCGAGGCTTTACGCGATAAGGACACGATGCGCGCCATCGGACGGATGTCCTTGATGGCGGATGGGTTCGGCGGAGGTTCCAAAATCGGGGAAAGCCTGGATCGATTTGCATCTACCTACGCGCGCCGTTTCGTCGATGGGCGTTCAGTCGTGATGATCCTCTCGGACGGCTATGACACCTCTTCCCCTGACCACATTGACGCGGCGCTGACCAAGCTGCGCAAACGCGGCTGCCGCATTCTTTGGCTGAACCCGCTTAAAGGCTGGCGCGACTATGCGCCCGTCGCAGCGGGCATGACGGCAGCCTTGCCTCATTTGGACCTCTTTTCCGCCGCCAACACGCTGGCGGACCTCGCCGCGCTGGAGAAGGAGTTGGTATCGCTATGA
- a CDS encoding XdhC family protein, whose protein sequence is MTPAELFSSDLAETAQSLRAKEQPFAFATIVRTAGTTAAKPGAKAIIGADGTILHGFLGGGCTRGAVRRATLEALETGAPKLVSVAPEDFLNDIGVSAGAMVEGVFYARNGCPSRGTIDIFIEPCLPMPELTILGNSPVAEALAQIAPDFHWSISRAVDEENALGKMSAIVVATQGQGDLDALRDALACEANYVAFVGSKKKFAALSEKLSEAGVPEVTLAMVSAPAGLDIGAVTPEEIALSILAELITVRRNSVERNPNA, encoded by the coding sequence ATGACCCCCGCTGAGTTGTTTTCATCTGACCTGGCAGAAACAGCCCAATCCCTGCGCGCCAAGGAACAACCTTTTGCCTTTGCAACAATCGTGCGCACTGCCGGAACCACCGCGGCGAAACCCGGCGCAAAGGCAATCATTGGTGCGGATGGCACCATATTGCACGGGTTTCTTGGTGGCGGCTGCACCCGTGGTGCTGTGAGGCGAGCCACCTTGGAAGCCCTCGAAACCGGCGCACCCAAGCTTGTGTCGGTTGCGCCGGAAGACTTTTTGAACGATATCGGCGTCAGTGCCGGAGCAATGGTGGAGGGCGTATTCTATGCGCGCAACGGTTGTCCCTCTCGTGGCACCATCGACATTTTTATTGAGCCCTGTCTTCCGATGCCAGAGTTGACAATACTCGGAAACTCGCCGGTCGCAGAGGCTTTGGCACAAATCGCACCAGATTTTCACTGGTCAATCTCACGTGCCGTGGATGAGGAGAATGCACTTGGAAAGATGAGTGCGATCGTCGTGGCGACGCAAGGGCAGGGTGATCTTGACGCCTTGCGCGACGCGCTTGCTTGTGAAGCAAACTATGTCGCCTTTGTGGGCAGTAAGAAGAAATTCGCTGCCCTGTCTGAAAAGCTCTCCGAAGCCGGTGTGCCCGAGGTCACACTCGCGATGGTTTCAGCCCCAGCTGGTTTGGACATTGGTGCTGTCACACCTGAAGAAATCGCGCTTTCCATCCTGGCGGAACTGATCACCGTGCGCAGGAATTCCGTAGAAAGGAACCCAAATGCGTAA
- a CDS encoding GH25 family lysozyme — translation MRIALMLTIAAALLMSCGRGGPKPQVVEPTPGVDRTAPSVIYPDFGDADPHDWEGRHPGLYPIHGLDVSRWQGPIDWRTAKASGVSFAFLKATEGGDVADPLFDDHRRGAQAAGVPWGAYHYYYFCRSAREQARWFIQNVPKGADLPHVLDMEWTPHSKTCTLRPDGRTVRAEAQRFLDILERHYGRRPIVYTTVDFFADTDIGRLPKTEFWLRSVAGHPRQVYPRTVWRFWQYTGTGLVPGVQGRVDINTFNGTPETWASWKARR, via the coding sequence ATGCGAATTGCACTTATGCTGACGATTGCAGCCGCTTTGCTTATGTCGTGCGGGCGCGGCGGCCCGAAACCGCAGGTCGTGGAACCCACGCCGGGTGTGGACAGGACAGCGCCGTCCGTAATCTATCCTGATTTTGGGGACGCCGATCCGCATGACTGGGAGGGCCGTCACCCCGGCTTGTATCCGATCCACGGGCTTGACGTCTCGCGCTGGCAGGGACCGATAGACTGGCGCACAGCCAAAGCTTCGGGCGTAAGCTTTGCGTTTTTGAAAGCAACCGAAGGCGGCGATGTGGCGGATCCATTATTCGACGACCACAGGCGCGGTGCTCAGGCGGCGGGCGTGCCGTGGGGGGCTTATCATTACTATTATTTCTGCCGATCGGCCCGGGAACAGGCGCGTTGGTTCATTCAGAACGTCCCGAAAGGGGCAGATCTGCCGCATGTTCTTGACATGGAGTGGACGCCGCATTCCAAGACCTGCACGTTGCGGCCCGATGGCAGAACCGTCCGCGCCGAAGCGCAGCGCTTTCTGGACATTCTCGAACGGCATTATGGCCGGCGTCCCATCGTCTATACGACAGTGGATTTCTTTGCGGATACGGATATCGGGCGTTTGCCCAAAACCGAGTTCTGGTTGCGATCCGTCGCAGGCCATCCGCGTCAGGTCTATCCCCGCACGGTCTGGCGGTTTTGGCAATACACCGGCACCGGGCTGGTGCCGGGGGTTCAGGGCAGGGTGGACATCAACACGTTCAACGGCACCCCAGAAACTTGGGCCAGCTGGAAAGCGCGCCGCTAG
- the trmD gene encoding tRNA (guanosine(37)-N1)-methyltransferase TrmD — MTEKPSRSHGRKAIRPSLKPRELMTPSPNLHGVWKAKIITLFPSAFPGVLGESLTGKALQEGLWQLETVDLRQFGIGKHRNVDDTPAGGGAGMVLRADVLGDAIEHAMAGIQGNWPLIYLSPRGRRMDQSMMQNLARCDGMTLLCGRFEGVDERVLEHYGVQEVSLGDFVMTGGEIAAQALIDATVRLIPGVLGNQASTEEESFASGLLEHPQYTRPADWKGRPIPEILMSGHHGRIAEWRQKMAQDITRLRRPDIWAEYVKARSES, encoded by the coding sequence ATGACAGAGAAACCCAGCAGATCCCATGGCCGCAAGGCGATCCGTCCTTCCCTGAAACCACGCGAGCTGATGACTCCGAGCCCTAATCTGCACGGGGTCTGGAAAGCCAAGATCATCACTTTGTTCCCGTCCGCCTTCCCCGGTGTTCTTGGCGAAAGCCTGACAGGCAAAGCCTTGCAGGAAGGGCTTTGGCAACTGGAAACAGTGGATCTGCGACAGTTCGGTATAGGCAAACATCGCAACGTTGATGACACCCCGGCCGGGGGTGGCGCGGGCATGGTTCTGCGGGCCGATGTTCTGGGTGACGCGATCGAACATGCGATGGCGGGCATTCAAGGGAACTGGCCGCTGATCTACCTCAGCCCGCGCGGGCGTCGCATGGACCAGAGCATGATGCAGAATCTTGCTCGTTGTGACGGCATGACCCTTCTGTGCGGTCGTTTTGAAGGCGTGGACGAGCGCGTTTTGGAACATTATGGCGTGCAAGAGGTGTCGTTGGGTGATTTCGTCATGACCGGCGGCGAAATCGCGGCACAAGCCCTGATCGATGCCACGGTACGGCTGATTCCCGGAGTGCTTGGAAATCAGGCTTCGACCGAAGAAGAAAGTTTTGCCTCGGGTTTGCTGGAGCACCCCCAGTATACCCGCCCCGCAGATTGGAAAGGGCGCCCGATCCCCGAGATTCTGATGTCGGGCCATCATGGCCGGATCGCGGAATGGCGGCAAAAAATGGCACAAGACATCACGCGCTTACGGCGTCCTGATATCTGGGCAGAATACGTCAAAGCCAGATCAGAATCCTAG